A segment of the Candidatus Dadabacteria bacterium genome:
TTTTCCCCAAGGTATTGAAGCATTTCCGAATCATGGTCGCTCACCTCGGCGACAACCCCGCTGTCGCCCGCGGCAAGATTGCTGAGCGTCTCGCACTTTCTCCGAAGCAGCAAAACGCCGTCTCTGGTGGGTATCTGCGCCCCGTGCGGGTCAACGGTCGGGAAGCCCAGTTTTTCATCCATTCTGTCTTCCACATCCTCGGATATGAAGTGTTCCCATCTGTCCGCCTCTTCGTGAACCTTGTCCCACGGGATGCCGAGCGCCTCTTGAAGATAGAGTTCTATGAGGCGGTGGTGTCTTATCATTTCAAGGGCGATTTTCTCGCCCGCTTTGGTCAGCCGGACGCCCCGATACGGCTTGTGAACAAGCAGTTTTTTCGCGGCGAGTTTTCTGACCGTCTCCGTAACGGAGGGTGGGGAAACTTTGAGTTTTGCCGC
Coding sequences within it:
- a CDS encoding metal-dependent transcriptional regulator; amino-acid sequence: MPNFEGGAMCSQTTQDYLKAIYELSERSDRVMTKDIAAKLKVSPPSVTETVRKLAAKKLLVHKPYRGVRLTKAGEKIALEMIRHHRLIELYLQEALGIPWDKVHEEADRWEHFISEDVEDRMDEKLGFPTVDPHGAQIPTRDGVLLLRRKCETLSNLAAGDSGVVAEVSDHDSEMLQYLGEKGMFPGAAITVKNVEPFDGPITVTVNGRKHSIGGGIAQHVSVTDVRKADTRKTDVRKAAGGGGR